Part of the Candidatus Saccharimonadales bacterium genome, GGAGTGTTGATCTTGCGGAAGAAGACGATGAGATTTGGGCTTATTGGGTCGATCATATGGGGGTTGGCCGTCTGGTACTTCGGAGAAGGACTCGGTGGACTAGCGGGCGGACAGGCCATGCTGCTTACTGGAGCGCCTGGCGCTGCTCTACTCTATTCAATTCTGGCTCTTGGCATCCTACCCTCCTACGATAGGGACGAGCACGAGACTAATAGGCAGCCCTCGGATTGGCTCAACTATGTATGGTTAGCCGTTTGGGCAGGAGGAGCAGTGCTTCTTCTTTGGGCAAGTCAAGGTGCGAGCTCGATGGTTGCGTCCATGATCAAAAGCATGGCGAGTGGGACACCACATTGGCTTGCAAGTGTTGATACACATACAGGCAATTGGGTAGCAGCACAAGGTAACTGGTTGCTTTTCGCCTCAATGACAGTATTTGTAGCTATTGGGCTCACGGCAGTCATGTCACGCAAATGGAAAATTCTTGGAGTCTGTCTGGGCTGTATCCTATCTGCCACGTTCTGGGTCGTCGGACAGAGCCTCGGCGGATACTACACTGGTCTAGCGACTGATCCGAACTCAGGTCCCCTGCTCATACTGTTGGGTATTACTATCCTCGGGACGAATGAGATACGGCTGGGTCTGTTTAACAGCTCCCCCTAAACCTAGCCTTAGGTTAAGGGGGATAGAGGTATGAGATATTGAGGGAGTTTACCTAATGGGACTACTATATCTTTCCCAGAATTGGAGCATGAGCGAACCAGGGCCTTGCGCATCTGTGCCAGTGATAGCAGTTGCCGGGCAAGTGAACGGCACGGATGGGTTGAAGCTGGTTGGTGAAGTATAGGCTGTTTCACCAGTGATCATAATACCGTCACCCAATGTCCAACCACCTAGCCCAATGTTGTTAGCCGCCAACATATTAAACAATTCGGGCACCAAGGTCGGTGCATTTACATTGCAAGTGTCGGGTCCTTCGTGGACGCCAAATTCATCGTCAAAAACTGGGACACTCTGTGCAATGGTTGCCCAGTCGGTGGTCCAGTCGGCCGGGGTATCATACCCACTCTTGAGATATGTATGTATAACATATACGATGCCGCTACCAGACAACTCATAGCTGCCGAGTAAGGCAAGAGATTTGCCTCCAGTAACACCCTGTGCCAGTAGCAAGTTAGTGGCACCGGTTGCGCGAATGTCGTCCACTAGGGTCTGCATGCCAACGTAAGTGCCTTTGGGAATCGTGCCTCCGTTCCTCCAAAGATTCCAGAGATCAGCTTGTGTGCCACCTACGTCTGTGGTGTCGAGACTGGGCTCATTAAACATATCAAACCAAACGTGATCATCGTTTCCGTAGACACCGGCCATCGTTTCCCAAAACGTGACAGTATCTGCCTGGGGAGATTGCTGTTTGGTAGTGTACTCGTATTGAGCACTGATAATAACGTTCATACCGAGGCTCTCAGCATAACCGACCTCTTGCTCAATCGTTGACAAGTAGCCAGGTGTATCGTTATTTACCAAGTCAGGCTGAACTTGCATGCGGATGCTATTAACATGCCAGAAAGAAGCTGCCGCGTTCATCTTAGCTTCGTCGGTCTGCACGGTGCTACTCCAGTTGGCGGCGACGCCGGACAAACCAAAGAGCGTAATGTCTGATGGTAAATAAGGTTGGCCGTCTTCAAGTATCTGATTCCCCGAGGTTGTGTAGAGTGGAGGCGGTGCAGGTGCATCTACTTTTACTGTCACTGAAGACGCAGTTGTCCCGGCAGCACCAGTGCATCTTATAGCGTAGCTAGTCGTTGAGTTTGGTTTTACAACTTGCAAACCGTGCGTACTTGTTGAGGTTGTCCACTGCCCTGGGGAGGTCGCCTTACAGCTGGTGGTGTTCTTGCTGGTCCAAGTCAATGTATCACTCTGTCCATGATCGATCGACGGGGAAGAGGCCTTTGATAAGACAGTTGGCTTTGCCGAGATAGCCATACCTCTAAATAAAATTACACCGCCGATGATTGCGAGAACAGCTATAAAAAGCAGCAACTGGTAAAGCGGCAGTTCTCTTCGTTTGGCAAAATCTCTGAATCCTGGCAGTGGTAATACAATTTTCTTATTTAGATATTTGCCGAAAAACATATGTAGCA contains:
- a CDS encoding cellulase family glycosylhydrolase, whose protein sequence is MFFGKYLNKKIVLPLPGFRDFAKRRELPLYQLLLFIAVLAIIGGVILFRGMAISAKPTVLSKASSPSIDHGQSDTLTWTSKNTTSCKATSPGQWTTSTSTHGLQVVKPNSTTSYAIRCTGAAGTTASSVTVKVDAPAPPPLYTTSGNQILEDGQPYLPSDITLFGLSGVAANWSSTVQTDEAKMNAAASFWHVNSIRMQVQPDLVNNDTPGYLSTIEQEVGYAESLGMNVIISAQYEYTTKQQSPQADTVTFWETMAGVYGNDDHVWFDMFNEPSLDTTDVGGTQADLWNLWRNGGTIPKGTYVGMQTLVDDIRATGATNLLLAQGVTGGKSLALLGSYELSGSGIVYVIHTYLKSGYDTPADWTTDWATIAQSVPVFDDEFGVHEGPDTCNVNAPTLVPELFNMLAANNIGLGGWTLGDGIMITGETAYTSPTSFNPSVPFTCPATAITGTDAQGPGSLMLQFWERYSSPIR